A genomic region of Anaerolineales bacterium contains the following coding sequences:
- the ligD gene encoding DNA ligase D, with protein sequence MADPQQRLQEYRDKRDFSKTSEPAPAAAAAAQAAELGPHQARFCIQKHDATRLHYDVRLEIDGVLVSWAVPQGPAHDPVVKRLAVRTEDHPMEYLDFEGVIPKGEYGAGPIILWDQGTYTNIRGTKRKPFTMKESLEAGLVEVRFDGEKLKGEFALVRTRYEGKQENWLMVKMKDAFANPAYDIVNERPLSVKSGKSIEELKEEGSRAQLPAALRRLPPEALSKLSLAEFPGWQEPMLATPEERPVERAGWIYEPKLDGQRVIVYRKGQQVQLLSRNKLIITEQYPELAGALRQHGQGDFVADAEIVSFENGRPSFEQMQKRMHIQKPSAELLQEAPVFMYLFDVTYCAGYDTTRLSQLERKDVLRGLVQYADPLRYLEHQEQGGLELFQQACASGQEGVIAKDGNASYQRGRSKSWLKWKCVRQQEFVIGGFTEPQAGMRGFGALLVGYYPEGQDKLQFVGGVGTGFSDEAIRAIRQQLDALTSEECPFLPDDLLPRQAVRWVAPELVAQVGFGEWTRLDKIRHPRFLGLRPDKAARHVVREASAASPAPPPLTVPASGGRADGEEMRQVDGHKIKVTNPGKLLFPQIRKTQVIDYYEQIAPVMLPHVQNRPISMQRFPDGIRVQGFFHKEAPEYFPKFISLVEVRTSASAAETQLQVMINNAATLVYLAQLASFVIHIWTSQAPQLEQPDKIVFDLDPSTDDSWDAVVSGAKDLRGLLADMQLPSFVMTTGSRGLHVVVPIQPEHPFDTVLLFAKTVCTTLERRDAKFTTQIRKDKRKGRIFLDYLRNRYAQTGIAPYSLRARPEAPLAMPLLWEELDDAALRADHFTLANIMARLADGGDRWAGFFAARQPLPDFALIEQVLKA encoded by the coding sequence GTGGCTGACCCGCAGCAGCGCTTACAGGAATACCGCGACAAGCGCGATTTTAGCAAGACCAGCGAACCTGCGCCCGCTGCCGCCGCCGCTGCGCAGGCCGCGGAACTCGGCCCGCACCAGGCGCGCTTCTGCATCCAAAAGCATGATGCCACGCGCCTGCACTATGACGTGCGCCTTGAGATCGACGGCGTATTGGTCTCGTGGGCCGTGCCGCAAGGCCCGGCGCACGACCCGGTGGTAAAACGCCTGGCGGTGCGCACCGAAGACCACCCGATGGAGTATCTGGATTTTGAAGGCGTGATTCCCAAGGGGGAGTATGGCGCCGGTCCGATCATCCTGTGGGATCAGGGAACCTATACCAATATCCGCGGCACCAAGCGCAAGCCCTTCACGATGAAAGAGTCGCTGGAGGCTGGCCTGGTTGAGGTGCGCTTCGATGGGGAGAAGCTCAAGGGCGAATTTGCGCTGGTGCGCACGCGTTACGAAGGCAAACAGGAAAACTGGCTGATGGTGAAGATGAAAGATGCCTTTGCCAACCCGGCCTATGACATCGTCAACGAGCGCCCGCTTTCGGTCAAGAGTGGCAAGAGCATCGAGGAGTTGAAAGAAGAAGGCAGCCGGGCGCAGTTGCCCGCGGCGCTGCGCAGGCTGCCGCCGGAGGCGCTTAGCAAGCTGAGCCTGGCCGAGTTCCCCGGCTGGCAGGAGCCGATGCTGGCCACGCCGGAAGAGCGCCCGGTGGAGCGCGCTGGCTGGATCTACGAACCCAAGCTGGATGGGCAACGGGTAATCGTTTACCGTAAAGGCCAACAGGTGCAGCTGCTCTCGCGCAACAAGCTGATCATCACCGAGCAGTATCCTGAATTGGCCGGCGCGCTGCGCCAACACGGCCAAGGTGACTTTGTGGCCGATGCGGAGATCGTCTCCTTTGAAAATGGCCGCCCCAGCTTTGAGCAGATGCAAAAGCGGATGCACATCCAAAAGCCTAGCGCCGAGCTGCTGCAAGAGGCGCCGGTGTTCATGTATTTGTTTGATGTGACTTATTGCGCCGGCTACGACACCACGCGCCTCAGCCAACTAGAGCGCAAGGACGTGCTGCGCGGCCTGGTGCAGTATGCTGACCCGCTGCGCTATCTGGAGCATCAGGAGCAGGGCGGGCTTGAGCTGTTCCAGCAGGCCTGCGCCAGCGGGCAAGAAGGCGTGATTGCCAAGGATGGCAATGCCAGCTACCAGCGCGGCCGCTCCAAGAGCTGGCTGAAGTGGAAGTGCGTGCGCCAGCAAGAATTTGTGATCGGCGGTTTTACCGAACCGCAGGCCGGCATGCGCGGCTTTGGCGCGCTGCTGGTGGGCTACTACCCGGAGGGGCAAGACAAACTGCAATTTGTGGGTGGGGTAGGCACCGGCTTCTCGGATGAGGCGATCCGCGCCATCCGCCAGCAATTGGATGCGCTGACCAGTGAAGAGTGCCCCTTCCTGCCGGATGATTTGTTGCCGCGCCAAGCTGTGCGCTGGGTGGCGCCTGAGCTGGTGGCCCAGGTGGGTTTTGGGGAATGGACGCGGCTGGATAAGATTCGCCACCCGCGCTTTTTGGGCTTGCGACCGGATAAGGCGGCCCGCCATGTGGTGCGCGAGGCTAGCGCGGCCAGCCCGGCACCGCCGCCGCTGACGGTGCCAGCCTCTGGCGGGCGGGCGGATGGCGAAGAGATGCGCCAGGTGGATGGGCACAAGATCAAGGTCACCAACCCGGGCAAGTTGCTCTTCCCGCAAATTCGTAAGACGCAGGTGATCGATTATTACGAGCAGATCGCCCCGGTGATGCTGCCGCATGTGCAGAACCGCCCGATCAGCATGCAGCGCTTTCCCGATGGCATTCGAGTGCAAGGCTTTTTTCATAAGGAAGCGCCGGAGTACTTTCCCAAGTTCATAAGTTTGGTGGAAGTGCGCACCAGTGCCAGCGCCGCCGAAACGCAGCTACAAGTGATGATCAACAACGCTGCCACGCTGGTGTATCTGGCGCAACTGGCCTCGTTCGTGATCCATATCTGGACCAGCCAGGCGCCGCAGCTGGAGCAGCCCGATAAGATCGTCTTCGACCTGGATCCTTCCACGGATGACAGTTGGGACGCGGTGGTGAGCGGGGCCAAGGATCTGCGCGGCCTGCTGGCGGATATGCAGTTACCCTCCTTCGTGATGACCACTGGTTCGCGCGGCCTGCATGTGGTGGTGCCGATCCAGCCAGAGCATCCCTTTGATACGGTGCTGCTGTTCGCCAAGACGGTGTGCACCACGCTGGAGCGGCGCGATGCGAAGTTCACCACGCAGATTCGTAAGGACAAGCGTAAAGGGCGGATCTTTTTGGATTATCTGCGCAACCGCTACGCCCAAACCGGGATTGCGCCATATTCGCTACGCGCCCGCCCCGAGGCGCCGCTGGCGATGCCACTACTGTGGGAAGAGTTGGACGATGCCGCGCTGCGCGCCGATCATTTCACCTTGGCCAATATCATGGCGCGCCTGGCCGACGGCGGCGACCGCTGGGCAGGCTTCTTCGCGGCACGCCAGCCGCTGCCCGATTTTGCCTTGATCGAGCAAGTGCTCAAAGCCTGA
- a CDS encoding Ku protein yields the protein MPEDNAPEAKSKKAAAGARAIWSGAIAFGLINIPVKLFSATRENELSFNQLRKSDHSRIKYLRVAAADGQEVPYDQIVKGFEVEDGRYVVIEDEDIKNASPKKTQSIEILAFANEDEIDSVYFDKPYYLGPDKNAARAYSLLREALKQSKKVAVAKFILRTKENLAILKPEGDVLILNQIRYQSEVREAEGLNLPGADEVKASELDLALSLVNQLTQPFKPEQYEDTFTAEIRRIIDQKAEGLTPEVVGAAPEQTKDDDLLASLRASIEASKARVDA from the coding sequence ATGCCAGAAGATAATGCACCTGAAGCGAAGAGCAAGAAAGCTGCCGCAGGCGCCCGCGCCATTTGGTCCGGGGCGATTGCCTTCGGCTTGATCAACATCCCGGTCAAATTGTTCTCAGCCACGCGCGAGAACGAGCTGTCATTCAACCAATTGCGCAAGAGCGACCATTCGCGCATTAAGTATCTGCGCGTGGCAGCCGCCGACGGCCAGGAAGTACCCTACGACCAGATTGTCAAAGGCTTTGAGGTTGAAGACGGGCGCTACGTGGTGATTGAAGACGAAGACATCAAGAACGCCAGCCCCAAGAAGACTCAAAGTATTGAAATCCTCGCCTTTGCCAACGAAGACGAGATCGACAGTGTGTATTTTGATAAGCCCTATTACCTGGGGCCGGATAAGAACGCGGCGCGGGCTTACAGCTTGCTACGCGAGGCACTGAAGCAATCCAAAAAAGTCGCTGTGGCCAAATTCATCCTGCGCACCAAGGAGAACCTGGCGATCCTCAAGCCGGAGGGTGATGTACTGATCTTGAACCAGATCCGTTACCAATCCGAGGTGCGCGAGGCGGAGGGCCTCAACCTGCCGGGAGCCGATGAAGTCAAGGCGAGCGAACTGGACCTGGCGCTCAGTCTGGTGAACCAGCTCACCCAGCCGTTCAAGCCGGAGCAATACGAAGACACGTTTACGGCCGAGATCCGGCGCATCATTGACCAGAAGGCTGAGGGTCTGACGCCTGAGGTGGTGGGCGCCGCGCCCGAGCAGACCAAGGATGATGACCTGCTGGCCTCGTTGCGTGCCAGCATCGAAGCCAGCAAAGCTCGCGTTGACGCATAG
- a CDS encoding histone deacetylase has protein sequence MTAPIAYYYPEGHSAHAQAAHPERPERVDTIRQALQQHGLWQAPLPAAPLPAGLLERVHSPAMLQAIQMHAQAGRALDADTYTTPHSWPLAQAAAGGALAVAGAVWRGEAHTGFALSRPPGHHATRQQPMGFCLLNNIALAAEYLLQHGGARRLAILDMDVHHGNGTQDIFYARADVLFCSSHQAPLWPGSGHLDERGEGPGAGLTANLPLPPGSGDAAFAAVYGELFPALLDAYQPEMLLVSFGFDAHWRDPLANLQVSAAGYGRAVAALRQWATAHCGGKLAVILEGGYDLPAAAACSLAVAQALLGEEISDALGPAPTPEREDWRAVVAAARE, from the coding sequence ATGACCGCGCCCATCGCCTACTACTATCCCGAAGGCCATAGCGCCCACGCCCAGGCCGCTCACCCCGAACGCCCCGAGCGCGTGGACACAATTCGCCAGGCCCTGCAGCAGCACGGCCTGTGGCAAGCGCCACTCCCCGCTGCGCCGCTGCCCGCTGGCCTGCTGGAGCGCGTGCACAGCCCGGCGATGTTGCAAGCCATCCAGATGCACGCCCAGGCCGGCCGCGCGCTGGATGCCGACACCTACACCACGCCGCACAGTTGGCCGCTGGCACAAGCCGCCGCCGGCGGCGCGCTGGCAGTAGCGGGCGCGGTGTGGCGCGGCGAGGCGCACACGGGCTTTGCCCTCAGCCGCCCGCCCGGCCACCATGCCACCCGCCAGCAGCCGATGGGCTTCTGCTTGCTGAACAATATCGCCCTGGCCGCCGAATATCTCCTGCAGCACGGCGGTGCCCGGCGCCTGGCAATTCTGGATATGGATGTACACCACGGCAACGGCACGCAGGATATTTTCTACGCCCGCGCGGATGTGCTCTTCTGCAGCAGCCATCAAGCACCGCTATGGCCGGGCAGCGGCCACCTGGACGAGCGCGGCGAAGGCCCCGGCGCCGGGCTTACCGCCAACCTACCCCTGCCGCCCGGCAGCGGTGACGCGGCCTTCGCCGCGGTGTATGGTGAGCTGTTCCCCGCCCTGCTGGATGCATATCAACCGGAGATGTTGCTGGTGAGTTTTGGCTTCGATGCCCATTGGCGCGACCCGCTGGCCAACCTGCAAGTCAGCGCCGCCGGCTATGGCCGCGCCGTGGCCGCACTGCGCCAATGGGCCACAGCGCATTGCGGCGGCAAGCTGGCCGTGATCCTCGAAGGAGGCTACGACTTGCCCGCCGCGGCCGCCTGCAGCCTGGCGGTGGCGCAAGCCCTGCTAGGCGAGGAGATCAGCGATGCGCTCGGCCCCGCACCCACCCCCGAAAGGGAAGACTGGCGCGCCGTGGTGGCCGCCGCGCGAGAATAG
- a CDS encoding TIGR03560 family F420-dependent LLM class oxidoreductase: MQLSIMIEGQDGLTWPRWQRLAAAAEDFGFAGLYRSDHYTNMDPPEKDSLELWTSLTCLASHTQRIHFGPLVSPLSFRHPSMTARIAAAVDDLSGGRLVLGLGAGWQVREHEMFGLELLELPARMQRFEEGLHVIHSLLHNAAPLDFAGTFYQLQQAVLLPRPQRPGGPPLLVGGNGKQRTLQLAARYASEWNGVGLSAAAYAERMPLLDGYLAALGRPPQAVKRSLMTRGLFGRSSAELASRLAASGRSLEEWRARGALVGEANALVEQLGTLAAAGCQQVMLQWLDQDDIAGLEALAAQVLPQLATH, translated from the coding sequence ATGCAACTCTCCATCATGATCGAAGGCCAAGACGGGCTTACCTGGCCGCGCTGGCAACGCCTGGCGGCCGCCGCCGAAGACTTTGGCTTCGCCGGCCTCTACCGTAGTGACCATTACACGAACATGGACCCGCCCGAAAAAGATTCGCTCGAGCTGTGGACTTCGCTGACCTGCCTGGCCAGCCACACGCAGCGCATCCACTTCGGCCCGCTGGTCTCGCCGCTCTCCTTCCGCCACCCCAGCATGACCGCTCGCATCGCCGCCGCCGTGGATGATCTCAGCGGCGGGCGCCTGGTGCTCGGCCTCGGCGCCGGTTGGCAAGTACGCGAGCACGAAATGTTCGGCCTCGAGCTGCTCGAGCTGCCGGCCCGCATGCAACGCTTCGAAGAAGGCTTGCACGTCATCCACAGCCTGCTGCACAACGCAGCGCCGCTGGATTTTGCCGGCACCTTCTACCAACTTCAGCAGGCTGTGCTGCTACCGCGCCCGCAGCGCCCAGGTGGCCCGCCGCTCCTGGTGGGCGGCAACGGCAAGCAGCGCACGCTGCAATTGGCCGCCCGCTATGCCAGCGAATGGAACGGCGTTGGCCTTAGCGCCGCGGCTTACGCCGAACGCATGCCGCTGCTGGATGGCTACCTGGCGGCCCTCGGCCGCCCGCCGCAGGCCGTCAAGCGCAGCCTGATGACCCGCGGCCTGTTTGGCCGCTCCTCGGCCGAATTGGCCAGCAGGCTGGCCGCCAGCGGCCGCAGCCTGGAGGAGTGGCGCGCCCGCGGCGCACTGGTCGGCGAGGCCAACGCCCTGGTCGAGCAACTGGGCACACTGGCTGCCGCTGGCTGCCAACAGGTCATGCTGCAATGGCTCGATCAGGACGATATTGCCGGGCTGGAAGCGCTAGCCGCCCAGGTCTTACCGCAGCTTGCCACTCACTAA
- a CDS encoding nitroreductase family protein — protein MNVSTAIRRKRAIRDFTAEPLPEEVVLAILRAGRRAQSSKNRQAWRFLAIRQRQTLQQLSKLGQFAGHLAGAALGVLILTPPPDVFYGALFDAGQAAAYMQLTATELGVGSCLATIYAGEEAAALLGVPPEWQVLMAISFGYPAQKEKLRLSKLLRGRKDFEELVHWERW, from the coding sequence ATGAACGTATCCACCGCCATCCGGCGCAAACGCGCCATCCGTGACTTCACCGCCGAGCCCCTCCCCGAAGAGGTGGTGCTGGCGATCCTGCGCGCCGGGCGCCGGGCGCAGTCTTCGAAGAATCGTCAGGCCTGGCGCTTCCTCGCCATTCGCCAGCGCCAGACGCTGCAACAACTCAGCAAGCTCGGCCAGTTTGCCGGGCACCTGGCCGGGGCCGCGCTGGGCGTGCTGATCCTGACCCCGCCGCCGGATGTCTTCTACGGGGCACTATTCGATGCCGGGCAAGCCGCGGCCTATATGCAACTCACCGCCACCGAACTCGGCGTAGGCTCCTGCCTGGCCACGATCTACGCAGGAGAGGAAGCCGCCGCTCTGCTGGGCGTGCCCCCCGAATGGCAAGTGCTCATGGCGATTTCGTTTGGCTATCCGGCGCAGAAAGAAAAGCTGCGCCTCAGCAAGTTGCTGCGTGGGCGCAAAGATTTTGAGGAGCTGGTGCACTGGGAGCGCTGGTAG
- a CDS encoding DUF1697 domain-containing protein: MPAYVALLRGIAPANPNMHNVNLRGVLEQLGFENVRSVLSSGNLVFEATGRPALAQWEQRMEAAWPRQLGFEASTIIKSQTQVEALLAAQPFGKAVHSTRSYLVVTCIKPAPAALDLQLPHQPAGQPFELVYYADGMLCSIVDASKPNGAFSYWLERRYGKAVTTRTAQTLARILQKMA; encoded by the coding sequence ATGCCCGCTTATGTTGCGTTGCTACGCGGCATTGCCCCGGCCAACCCGAACATGCACAACGTCAACTTGCGCGGCGTGCTGGAGCAATTGGGTTTCGAAAACGTGCGCAGCGTCCTCAGCAGCGGCAACCTGGTGTTCGAAGCGACGGGGCGCCCGGCGCTGGCGCAGTGGGAACAGCGCATGGAAGCTGCCTGGCCGCGCCAATTGGGCTTTGAAGCCAGCACGATCATCAAGAGCCAGACGCAGGTAGAAGCCTTGCTGGCCGCACAGCCGTTTGGCAAGGCGGTGCATAGTACGCGCAGCTACCTAGTGGTGACCTGTATCAAGCCTGCGCCCGCGGCCTTGGATCTGCAGCTACCTCACCAGCCTGCAGGGCAGCCATTTGAGCTGGTGTATTACGCCGATGGCATGCTGTGCAGCATTGTGGATGCATCCAAGCCCAATGGCGCCTTCAGCTATTGGCTGGAACGGCGCTATGGCAAAGCGGTCACTACGCGCACCGCGCAAACGCTGGCGCGTATTCTGCAAAAGATGGCCTGA
- a CDS encoding SulP family inorganic anion transporter, translated as MPRRNLAQLYRSEFSGYTLTKFRQDLLAGITVAAVALPLALAFGVASGATAAAGLVTAILAGLVIGALSGAPYQISGPTGAMSAVLIVLVGRYGLDGIWAAGLLSGLLLLLIGVLKLGRFIAFIPSSVITGFTSGIALIIFIGQIDNFLGVHTPEKETALQKLLGYFNGGFSPNWQVIALALVVIGLMLLWPKKWDRVVPASLLGIIAATLVAVLTGWQAEQIGAIPQTLLLAERFNPLSFDWSELPALLPPTLTITALGAVESLLCGAVAANMTGIRLQANQELIGQGIGNMLIPFFGGVPATAAIARSSVGIKSGGQTRLTSIIHALGLLLSMFLLAPLMARIPLAALAGVLMVTAWRMNEWHAIRFMFSHRFKTDIGAFLITMLATISLDLTQAILIGSLVAGGIFLNRIASLEVEISPVDPERLRQRGLQSQRACEHMQVAFVTGPLFFAATGTFNEAFSKLGPTHALILSMRGVPLMDTAGIEAIRSLNARIRQHGGTLMFAGVHKNVHAMLVRGGLLAEIGEQNLFWSSDQAILAAEARPCAFCQHKANAR; from the coding sequence ATGCCACGGCGTAACTTAGCTCAGCTGTATCGTTCCGAATTCTCCGGTTACACCCTAACTAAGTTCCGTCAAGACCTCTTGGCCGGGATCACCGTCGCCGCAGTGGCCTTGCCGCTGGCGTTGGCCTTCGGCGTGGCCTCTGGCGCCACCGCAGCCGCTGGCCTGGTGACCGCCATCCTGGCTGGCCTGGTGATCGGCGCGCTCTCCGGCGCGCCCTACCAGATCAGTGGCCCCACCGGGGCAATGAGCGCCGTGCTGATCGTGCTCGTGGGCCGCTATGGCTTGGACGGCATCTGGGCCGCCGGGCTGCTCTCCGGCCTGCTCTTGTTGCTCATCGGCGTGCTCAAGCTGGGCCGCTTTATCGCCTTCATCCCTTCGTCCGTCATCACCGGCTTCACCTCCGGCATCGCCCTGATCATCTTCATCGGCCAAATTGATAATTTTCTCGGCGTGCACACGCCTGAAAAAGAAACCGCCCTGCAGAAGTTGCTCGGTTACTTCAACGGCGGCTTCAGCCCCAACTGGCAAGTCATCGCCCTGGCGCTGGTCGTGATCGGCTTGATGCTGCTGTGGCCCAAGAAATGGGATCGGGTGGTGCCGGCTTCGTTGCTGGGCATCATCGCTGCCACGCTGGTGGCCGTGCTGACGGGCTGGCAGGCCGAGCAGATCGGCGCCATCCCGCAGACCCTGCTGCTGGCTGAGCGTTTTAACCCGCTCAGCTTCGATTGGAGCGAGCTGCCGGCATTGCTGCCGCCCACGCTTACCATCACCGCCCTCGGCGCGGTGGAGTCCCTACTGTGCGGCGCGGTTGCCGCCAACATGACCGGGATCCGTTTGCAGGCCAATCAAGAGCTGATCGGCCAAGGCATCGGTAATATGCTCATCCCCTTCTTTGGCGGCGTGCCGGCCACCGCCGCCATCGCCCGCTCCAGCGTGGGCATCAAATCTGGCGGGCAAACACGCCTCACCAGCATCATCCACGCCCTGGGCTTGCTGCTCTCCATGTTCCTGCTGGCGCCGCTGATGGCGCGCATCCCGCTGGCTGCACTGGCTGGCGTGCTGATGGTGACCGCCTGGCGCATGAACGAATGGCACGCCATTCGCTTCATGTTCAGCCATCGCTTCAAAACGGATATCGGCGCATTTCTGATCACGATGCTGGCGACGATCAGCCTCGATCTGACCCAGGCGATCCTGATCGGCTCGCTGGTGGCGGGCGGCATCTTCCTGAACCGCATTGCCAGCCTTGAAGTCGAGATCAGCCCGGTAGACCCGGAACGCTTGCGCCAGCGCGGCCTGCAAAGCCAGCGCGCCTGCGAGCACATGCAGGTAGCTTTCGTCACCGGGCCGCTATTCTTCGCCGCCACCGGCACCTTCAATGAAGCCTTTAGCAAGCTCGGCCCCACCCATGCGCTGATCCTTTCGATGCGCGGCGTACCGCTGATGGATACGGCCGGCATCGAGGCCATCCGCAGCCTTAACGCGCGCATCCGCCAGCATGGCGGCACGCTGATGTTCGCCGGCGTGCACAAGAATGTGCACGCCATGCTGGTGCGCGGCGGCCTGCTGGCGGAGATCGGTGAGCAGAACCTGTTTTGGAGCAGCGACCAGGCCATCCTGGCCGCAGAGGCGCGGCCTTGCGCGTTTTGCCAGCACAAGGCCAACGCCCGCTAA
- a CDS encoding CBS domain-containing protein: MNLPKVAEWMTTELITVAPGTPLPEAVALMRTNHIRRLPVVDDGRLVGIVTYGDLREASPSDATGLSVHEISYLLNKLGVDKLMTPKPYTVAPDTALTEAARLMLQHKIGALPVVDHGELVGLITESDIFRAFMRLFEEDKVAVAAV, encoded by the coding sequence ATGAACCTACCTAAAGTTGCCGAATGGATGACCACCGAACTGATCACCGTCGCGCCGGGGACGCCCTTGCCTGAGGCTGTGGCCCTGATGCGCACCAATCACATCCGCCGCTTGCCAGTGGTGGACGATGGCCGTCTCGTGGGGATTGTTACCTACGGGGATCTGCGTGAGGCCAGCCCCTCTGATGCCACCGGCCTGAGCGTGCATGAGATTTCGTATCTGCTCAACAAACTGGGCGTGGATAAGCTGATGACGCCCAAGCCCTACACCGTTGCGCCGGATACCGCACTGACCGAGGCAGCACGCCTGATGCTGCAACACAAGATCGGCGCACTGCCGGTGGTGGATCACGGAGAGTTGGTGGGCCTGATCACGGAATCCGACATCTTCCGGGCCTTCATGCGCCTGTTCGAAGAGGACAAAGTGGCGGTGGCCGCCGTTTAG
- a CDS encoding polyprenyl synthetase family protein, giving the protein MTMLDFHAQVQTQLPEVEERMRRVADGYHPELGHALEQLLGSGGKRVRPTVTLLVAGMLDAPHAHAVTVAAAVEMLHTATLVHDDLIDGATLRRGEPTLNALWNSAATILAGDFLFSQAAWLGAQAESVDVMQMFAKTLSIIVNGEVNQIFTRNTFPTRAEYDQRIYAKTASMFELAAKAPAHLAGVFPQYGELLNTYGNSIGMAFQVVDDVLDFSSDEDTLGKPAASDLRHGLVTLPTLYYLDMQPGDARVAQLLQGDSLQETEIDTLIADIRSSGALQQANEEAHRYVRLAQDALQSMPACAERDGLADLAEYVVERLH; this is encoded by the coding sequence ATGACCATGCTGGATTTTCACGCACAGGTACAAACTCAATTGCCGGAGGTGGAGGAGCGCATGCGCCGCGTGGCGGATGGCTACCACCCCGAGCTGGGCCATGCCCTGGAGCAGTTGCTCGGCTCGGGCGGCAAGCGGGTGCGCCCCACGGTGACGCTGTTGGTGGCCGGCATGCTGGATGCGCCGCACGCGCACGCCGTGACCGTGGCCGCGGCGGTGGAGATGTTGCACACCGCCACCCTGGTGCACGATGACCTCATCGACGGGGCGACGCTGCGCCGCGGTGAGCCGACGCTCAACGCGCTATGGAACTCGGCCGCCACTATTTTGGCGGGCGATTTTCTGTTCTCACAGGCGGCCTGGTTGGGCGCGCAGGCCGAATCGGTAGACGTGATGCAGATGTTCGCCAAGACGCTTTCCATCATCGTCAACGGTGAGGTCAATCAGATCTTTACGCGCAACACCTTCCCGACCCGCGCCGAGTACGACCAGCGCATCTATGCCAAGACGGCCTCGATGTTCGAGCTGGCCGCTAAAGCGCCGGCGCACCTGGCGGGCGTTTTCCCGCAGTATGGTGAGCTGCTCAATACCTATGGCAATAGCATCGGCATGGCCTTCCAGGTGGTGGATGATGTGCTCGACTTCTCGTCAGACGAGGACACGCTGGGCAAGCCGGCCGCCAGCGATCTGCGGCATGGCTTGGTAACACTGCCTACGCTGTATTATCTGGACATGCAGCCCGGCGACGCACGCGTGGCGCAACTGCTGCAAGGCGATAGCCTGCAGGAGACGGAGATCGATACACTGATCGCCGATATTCGCAGCAGCGGCGCGCTGCAACAAGCCAATGAGGAGGCGCATCGCTATGTGCGCCTGGCGCAGGACGCGCTGCAAAGCATGCCGGCCTGTGCCGAGCGCGACGGCCTGGCCGATCTGGCTGAATACGTCGTCGAGCGCTTGCATTAG
- a CDS encoding TatD family hydrolase, with the protein MTLVDTHCHLDLDAFDADRAEVLARAEQEGVTTLLIPSIELSSADGVLALAAAHTGVYAAVGMHPNSSTQWDDASGAQLRQLAQHAKVRAIGEIGLDHYWDDAPHDVQRKVLQAQLELAAEMELPVIVHNREASEELLAILLEWQAGLAAAHSPLAARPGVLHSFSGDQAMAERALAAGFFLGFTGPLTFKNAAAVQAIAQHTPLEQILIETDSPYLSPHPRRGQRNEPARVRLVAEKLAELKGLPFAEVAAATSANAQRLFRFEAPQ; encoded by the coding sequence ATGACGCTGGTGGATACGCACTGTCACTTGGATCTGGACGCCTTCGACGCGGACCGTGCGGAGGTGTTGGCGCGCGCCGAGCAAGAGGGTGTCACCACGTTGCTGATCCCCAGCATTGAGCTGAGTAGCGCGGACGGCGTGCTGGCGTTGGCGGCTGCGCACACCGGCGTGTACGCCGCAGTAGGCATGCACCCTAACAGCAGCACGCAGTGGGATGATGCCAGCGGGGCGCAGTTGCGCCAACTGGCGCAGCATGCCAAGGTGCGCGCCATCGGCGAGATTGGGTTGGATCACTACTGGGATGATGCGCCGCACGATGTGCAGCGAAAAGTCTTGCAAGCTCAGTTAGAATTGGCAGCGGAGATGGAATTGCCGGTGATCGTTCACAACCGTGAAGCCAGCGAAGAGTTGCTGGCTATTTTGCTTGAATGGCAGGCTGGGTTGGCCGCGGCGCACAGCCCGCTGGCGGCGCGGCCCGGCGTGCTGCATTCTTTCTCCGGCGATCAGGCAATGGCCGAACGCGCCCTGGCGGCGGGCTTCTTCCTCGGTTTCACTGGCCCGCTTACCTTCAAGAACGCCGCCGCGGTGCAGGCCATCGCACAACACACCCCGCTGGAGCAGATCCTGATAGAGACCGACAGCCCGTACCTCTCGCCGCACCCGCGGCGCGGCCAGCGCAACGAGCCGGCGCGTGTGCGCCTGGTGGCGGAGAAGCTGGCCGAGTTGAAGGGCTTGCCCTTCGCTGAGGTTGCCGCCGCCACTAGCGCCAACGCCCAGCGTTTATTCCGTTTTGAGGCACCGCAATGA